CCTGCTTCAGCAGATTGATGAAATGAACATGCCAGCAGCACAAGTAATATAAGGCAGAATTGGCGCATTTTAATCCATATATTTTGATGTCCTATGTAATGCGGCTGTTTAGATGTTGGAAATTGAGTGCTGTTATAGAATATACTAGTTGGCTGGCAATATCTAGAATAATGTAGTTAGATTTAAAAAACAAAGATCAGGGCCGGATAATTTCCTGGTCTTTAGCCTGCTTATTTTTATGCTGGTATTGTGACGATAATTTTAAATCCTTCCTCGCAATTCTCTGCCCGGATTTCTCCTTCGTGGATACGGACAATTTTTTTCGCAGCGGCAAGCCCCAGACCGGAACCGGGGATTTCCTGTGCCTTAAGACGGTGGAAGGGGCTGAATATATTTTCCAGTTCTTCTTCAGGCAGGGGGGCGTGGGTGTTGGTGGTTTCTATGCGCACCCCGTTTTCATGTTCATACATCCGTACTGAGACGGTTCCGCCTGGATCAGTATATTTGAAGCCGTTACCGAGGATATTATCCATGATGATGCGGATGCCGTTGCGGTTGCAGTCGGCAAGCTTGAGGTCCGCAAGTTCGGTTTCAACTTTCAGGTTGTTGCGCTCGGCAATATGTTTGTACTGCTCCAGCAGTTCGGTGAGCAGCTCTTTCATGTCAGCGGTTTCATTCATGGCTGGAGGTTTATGCATATCCAGCTTTGAAAATTCAATGATCCTGCCGATGAGTTCGTCCATGTGGGTTATTTCCGCCTGCATGCCGTTCACAAAGTTATCGCAGCCGGAAGTGTTGCCGTCCGCAATGCGTTCCTTGAGCATTTCAAGGGAGATACGCATCCTTGCCAACGGACTGCGTAGTTCATGAGAAACATTGGCGGTCAGTTCGCGGCTGGATTTGACCATTTTTTCCAAGCCTTCGGCCATGTTGTTGAAGGCTTTGCCCAGCTCGGCAACTTCATCCTTACCCTTGATTTCCACCCGCTGTTTAAGGTCTCCTTTTCCCATTTTGGCTGCCGAGGCGGTAAGTTCCTTGAGCGGGCGGATGACCCGTCTTGATACCGGGATGAGAAAGATGGCGGCAATGACGGTCAGGATTAATTGCGCCCGCAGGAACCAGCTTTCCTCATCAAATTTGGGAAAGGAATGGTACAAATGGTAGGTGAATGGATATCCCATCGGAAGCTTGCCAGTGTACAGTCCGTATACGCTTTTCATGCCGTCATTCCGCTTTTTATAGACGTAAATACCTTCTCGTGATCTTGCGGTTTCCCCGGATGTGAATTCGGTCATATCCGGAATTTTGGGGGCTGAAGAGGCCACGATCTCGCCGTACGGACCGGTTATCCATATGTATGCCTCCAGAGAGAGGCTGAGGTTTTTCAGCAGGGGAGTGATCAGCCTTCTTTCCTGTTCCGGAGAAGTGTGATTTTCGCCCAGTTGCATTTCCACGAGATTTTTTACCGTTAAAATCTGACGTTCCATGTGGTGGACGCGCGGGCTTTTGTCCCATGACATGTGCAGCAGGCCGTAGATGATCAGTTCAGAGACTAGCAGCACGAGCATGAAGGAAATAAAAATTTTGAGATAGGTACGGCTGATTTTCATTATTCGCTCACAAACATGTATCCGGTTCCCCAGACGGTTTTGATGCGGGATTCATGGTCCGGGTAGGGTTTGAAGAGCGCGCGCAGCTTGCTGATATGTACGTCGATACTGCGGTCAAAGGCGTTGAAATCCTTGCCCCAGACCGAGGTCATCAGGTCATCGCGGGTCATGGGCTGGCCGGGATTATCCATCAAGGACTTGAGCAGCTTGTATTCCGTGGAGGAAAGTTCCACTGATTCGCCTTCTATTTCCAGCTTCTGGTGGGCCAGATGCAGAATCACCCCGGCGACTTTAAGATTTCCGGAATTCTGCTCTGAAGGTCGGCCCGGTTCCTGTGCCCGGCGCAGCACCGCTTTGATGCGGGCCAGCAGTTCGCGGGGATTAAAGGGCTTGGAAATATAGTCATCCGCGCCCAGTTCAAGACCGACAATGCGGTCGGTATCCTCGCCCTTGGCAGTGAGCATGATTACCGGGACGTTGGAATGCGGGCGCAGTTCACGCAGCACTTCAAGGCCGTCCTTGCCGGGCATCATGATGTCGAGAATGACGATTCCCGGTGAAGTCTCTTTTACTTTTTCGACCAGTCCTTCACCGGAAGGAAGAGTGTCGACCTCGTAACCGTATCCTTCAAGATACTGGGTAAGCAGTTCCCTGAGTTTTGCATCATCATCAACTATGAGTACGGGGTGTTGTTGTTCCATTTTTCAAGCCTACCTATCCAGTCCCTTTGGTGGAAGGGGAAATGATCGATTTTTACATTTGTTTACAACTTTTAGCATCAGCAAAATACTCTTTTGCACCTTTCTGGGTATTAGAATGGAAAATGGAAAGCAATGGAGAATAAAAATATGTCCTCAACAAAGTTGAAATTAACCGCGATCTGTATGCTGGCCCTGTTCGGGCTTTCCGCATGCTCTCCGTTCAGGCCGGATCAGCGCAGTACCCTGACTCTGGGTGTGCCTCCGAAATATGAACTTTACTCCAGTGAACCGCGTGAGCCGGGCAAATGGTGGGAAAGCTTTCATAATGAAGAGCTTAACAGACTGGTGCAAGAGGCCCTGCAGGCCAACTTTGATGTACGTATCGCCTGGGCCAAGCTGCGTCAGCTGCGGGCCACGGCAGTGAAGTCGCGGGCCGACCTTTACCCCAAACTGGACGGTTCCGGGACCTATACCAATTCCCGTTCCGGCAATGACGGCACCGAAGGTTCCAAGGGAGCCACTGACAGTGATTCCCACAAGCTGGGGCTGGCCGCATCATATGAAATAGACCTCTGGGGAAAAATCGAGGCCAACTCCGCTTCCGGTGAGCTTGATTATCTTTCTTCTCGTGAGGATGTAAATTCCGCAGCCATGACCGTGGCTTCCGAAGTGGTCAAACGCTGGCTGGAAATCCAGTTGCAGCGCAAGAAAAAGGCCATTTATCAGAAACAGCTGGAAACCAACGAAACCTACCTCGAACTTATCGAACTCCGTTTCCGCAACTCCCTTGCTACCGCCCTTGATGTTTTTCAGCAGCGGGAAACCACAGCCCGCACAAGGGCCCTTATTCCTCCGGTGGAATCCCAGGAGCAGCTGAAGCTGCATGAACTGGCCTATCTGCTGGGTAAACCCGCCGGAGCCATTGATGTGGCTACTGCTGATTTTCCTGATCTGCCCGTTCTGCCGGGACTGGGAATTCCCTTTGATCTTCTTTCCATGCGCCCGGATGTACGCGCCGCAGGACTGAACCTGCAATCCGCGGACTGGGCCGTAAGTGCCGCAAGGGCTGACCGTCTGCCTTCCATGACTCTTTCAGCCGAGGCCATGTTTTCCAGTGCCCAGCTTGCAAATATTTTTTCCGGCTGGATGACCTCTCTTGCTTCATCTATCACCGGGCCGATCTTTGACGGCTACAAGCGTAAGGCCGAGGTCGAGCGCACAAGGGCCGTGGTTGATGAGCGGCTGCTGAACTACAAGGACACGGTCTACACTGCATTCAAGGAAGTGCAGGATTCACTGGTGCAGGAAAAGTGGCAGCATGAATATATTGCCGCCCGTAAGAACCAGTTGCAGGCCGCAAAGCTTAACCTTGATGAAGCAGGGTCCCGCTATCTGCAGGGACTCGAAGATTACCTGCCTGTGCTCAGTGCACTGGTTAGCGTGCATGACCTTGAAATCAATATTGCTCAGGATGAGGCTGACCTGCTCAGTTACCGGGTTTCCCTGTACCGCGCTCTTGGAGGCACATGGACCGATTCCCTTGAAGACGGGGCCGAGCTGAAGCCGGAAGCTGACGACGAGGCTGTTGTTGAAGCAGCGAAACAATTTGAAAAACAACCCGTTCCTGCGCAGGAGGGAATTTAGATATGGCTAAGAGAATATTTTATTATATGAAGCAGGTCGGCCTTAAAGGTCTCCTTCCGTTGCTGGTTGTCGCATTAGCAGTGCTCGGAGCCAAGGCCATTATTGCCAGCAAACCTGTGGCCAAGAAAAAGGCACCGGTTGTTTCTGCTCCTCTGGTTAATGTAAGTGTGCTGGAAGTTAAAGATTTTCAGGTCTGGACCCCGGTCATGGGTACAGTTGAAGCGGCCCGTGAGATTAATCTGGAACCGCAGGTTTCCGGTAAGGTTATTGCGGTGAGTGATGCTTTTATCCCCGGTGGATATTTTGCAGAAGGGCAGGAAGTTCTGCGCATTGATCCGGTTGATTACGAGCTTGCAGTAAAACAGCAGCAGGCTGTGGTTACCGAGGCCGAATATAATCTCAAGCTTGAAAGCGGGCAGCAGCGGGTTGCCGGGCGTGAGTGGAAGCTGCTCAAGAAGTCTTCTGGCGGTACCATGCAGGAAGCGGAACTGGCCCTGCGTAAACCGCATCTGCAAA
This is a stretch of genomic DNA from Desulfovibrio sp. JC010. It encodes these proteins:
- a CDS encoding cell wall metabolism sensor histidine kinase WalK, encoding MKISRTYLKIFISFMLVLLVSELIIYGLLHMSWDKSPRVHHMERQILTVKNLVEMQLGENHTSPEQERRLITPLLKNLSLSLEAYIWITGPYGEIVASSAPKIPDMTEFTSGETARSREGIYVYKKRNDGMKSVYGLYTGKLPMGYPFTYHLYHSFPKFDEESWFLRAQLILTVIAAIFLIPVSRRVIRPLKELTASAAKMGKGDLKQRVEIKGKDEVAELGKAFNNMAEGLEKMVKSSRELTANVSHELRSPLARMRISLEMLKERIADGNTSGCDNFVNGMQAEITHMDELIGRIIEFSKLDMHKPPAMNETADMKELLTELLEQYKHIAERNNLKVETELADLKLADCNRNGIRIIMDNILGNGFKYTDPGGTVSVRMYEHENGVRIETTNTHAPLPEEELENIFSPFHRLKAQEIPGSGLGLAAAKKIVRIHEGEIRAENCEEGFKIIVTIPA
- a CDS encoding response regulator, whose product is MEQQHPVLIVDDDAKLRELLTQYLEGYGYEVDTLPSGEGLVEKVKETSPGIVILDIMMPGKDGLEVLRELRPHSNVPVIMLTAKGEDTDRIVGLELGADDYISKPFNPRELLARIKAVLRRAQEPGRPSEQNSGNLKVAGVILHLAHQKLEIEGESVELSSTEYKLLKSLMDNPGQPMTRDDLMTSVWGKDFNAFDRSIDVHISKLRALFKPYPDHESRIKTVWGTGYMFVSE
- a CDS encoding efflux transporter outer membrane subunit, which produces MSSTKLKLTAICMLALFGLSACSPFRPDQRSTLTLGVPPKYELYSSEPREPGKWWESFHNEELNRLVQEALQANFDVRIAWAKLRQLRATAVKSRADLYPKLDGSGTYTNSRSGNDGTEGSKGATDSDSHKLGLAASYEIDLWGKIEANSASGELDYLSSREDVNSAAMTVASEVVKRWLEIQLQRKKKAIYQKQLETNETYLELIELRFRNSLATALDVFQQRETTARTRALIPPVESQEQLKLHELAYLLGKPAGAIDVATADFPDLPVLPGLGIPFDLLSMRPDVRAAGLNLQSADWAVSAARADRLPSMTLSAEAMFSSAQLANIFSGWMTSLASSITGPIFDGYKRKAEVERTRAVVDERLLNYKDTVYTAFKEVQDSLVQEKWQHEYIAARKNQLQAAKLNLDEAGSRYLQGLEDYLPVLSALVSVHDLEINIAQDEADLLSYRVSLYRALGGTWTDSLEDGAELKPEADDEAVVEAAKQFEKQPVPAQEGI